From Salinirubellus salinus, the proteins below share one genomic window:
- a CDS encoding DEAD/DEAH box helicase, translating into MTEDDPGPAADGTPEGATTPEETDETPDIPVDRFYDLLEGKARPLVTASEVARELDCTQVEAFDALIGLAKEGHLESLDVEADPTVWFPADWKDTQDRERVVVFPKRREVVVDRPSQFTRAQLSGFAHLVDTNRESGYLYRIREADVWQAPHDSFEALQRSMRQALGQRAEALEEWVQNQWERARKFRLYTHEDGYVVLEAQSPDLLGNVAEQKLESGVLRARISDTEAWVAESKTAELKRALYRAGYPVRDERHLDEGDALDVDLSLSLRPYQTDWVRRFVDTGSGVLVGPPGSGKTVAAMGVMEAVGGETLVLVPGRELAEQWREQLLANTSLTDEQIGLYHGGEKQVRPVTIATYQTAGMDRHRMLFDERRWGLIVYDEVHHIPSPIHRRSAELQTKHRLGLSATPVREDDLEREIFTLVGPPIGTDWEALFDAGYVAEPEIEIRLLPWASEMHQNEYGSAERHERRQVAAANPAKEAEIREILRSHPGAKALIFVEYIEQGDRLAEALNVPFVSGETPHARRRQLFREFKSGPRDALIVSRVGDEGIDLPNAEVAIAASGLGGSRRQGSQRAGRTMRPVGRARMYVLATLGTEEEDFARQRTRHLAGKGVQVRERESVAYAEGTPGRDGGDSNYK; encoded by the coding sequence GTGACAGAGGACGACCCCGGACCGGCAGCCGACGGGACCCCAGAGGGGGCGACCACGCCGGAGGAGACAGACGAGACACCCGACATCCCCGTCGACCGGTTCTACGACCTCCTGGAGGGGAAGGCCAGGCCGCTCGTCACGGCCAGCGAGGTGGCCCGCGAACTGGACTGTACGCAGGTCGAGGCGTTCGACGCGCTCATCGGTCTGGCGAAGGAGGGGCACCTCGAATCGCTGGACGTCGAGGCCGACCCGACCGTCTGGTTCCCGGCCGACTGGAAGGACACGCAGGACCGCGAGCGAGTGGTAGTGTTCCCCAAGCGCCGGGAGGTGGTCGTCGACCGGCCCTCACAGTTCACCCGGGCGCAGCTGTCCGGGTTCGCCCACCTCGTCGACACCAACCGCGAGTCGGGCTACCTCTACCGGATTCGCGAGGCGGACGTCTGGCAGGCGCCACACGACTCGTTCGAGGCGCTGCAGCGCTCGATGCGGCAGGCGCTCGGGCAGCGCGCCGAGGCGCTGGAGGAGTGGGTCCAGAACCAGTGGGAACGCGCCCGGAAGTTCCGGCTCTACACGCACGAGGACGGCTACGTCGTCCTCGAGGCACAGTCGCCGGACCTGCTCGGGAACGTCGCCGAGCAGAAACTGGAGTCGGGCGTCCTCCGCGCCCGTATCTCGGACACGGAGGCGTGGGTGGCCGAGTCGAAGACGGCGGAGTTGAAGCGCGCACTCTACCGGGCGGGCTACCCGGTCCGCGACGAGCGACACCTCGACGAGGGCGACGCGCTGGACGTCGACCTCTCGCTCTCGTTGCGACCGTACCAGACGGACTGGGTCCGCCGGTTCGTCGACACTGGGAGCGGGGTGCTCGTGGGGCCGCCGGGGAGCGGGAAGACGGTCGCCGCGATGGGCGTGATGGAAGCCGTCGGCGGCGAGACGCTCGTGCTGGTGCCGGGGCGCGAACTCGCCGAGCAGTGGCGCGAGCAGTTGCTCGCGAACACGTCGCTGACCGACGAGCAGATCGGCCTCTACCACGGCGGCGAGAAGCAGGTCCGACCGGTGACGATAGCCACCTACCAGACGGCGGGGATGGACCGCCACCGGATGCTGTTCGACGAGCGTCGGTGGGGACTCATCGTCTACGACGAGGTCCACCACATCCCGAGTCCGATCCACCGGCGGAGCGCGGAGTTACAGACCAAGCACCGCCTCGGGCTGTCGGCGACCCCCGTGCGCGAGGACGATCTCGAACGCGAGATATTCACGCTGGTCGGCCCGCCCATCGGCACCGACTGGGAGGCGCTGTTCGACGCGGGCTACGTCGCGGAGCCGGAGATAGAGATTCGCCTGCTGCCGTGGGCCAGCGAGATGCACCAGAACGAGTACGGGAGCGCGGAGCGCCACGAGCGACGGCAGGTAGCCGCCGCGAACCCGGCGAAGGAGGCCGAGATACGGGAGATACTCCGCTCGCATCCGGGGGCGAAGGCGCTGATATTCGTCGAGTACATCGAGCAGGGCGACCGACTCGCCGAGGCCCTGAACGTCCCGTTCGTCTCGGGAGAGACCCCACACGCCCGGCGTCGGCAGTTGTTCCGCGAGTTCAAGAGCGGGCCGCGGGACGCCCTCATCGTCTCGCGCGTGGGTGACGAGGGGATCGACCTCCCGAACGCGGAGGTGGCCATCGCCGCCTCGGGGCTGGGCGGCTCGCGCCGGCAGGGGTCCCAGCGTGCGGGCCGGACGATGCGGCCGGTCGGCCGGGCGAGGATGTACGTGCTGGCGACGCTCGGTACCGAGGAGGAGGACTTCGCGCGCCAGCGGACGCGCCACCTCGCTGGCAAGGGCGTCCAGGTCCGCGAGCGCGAGAGTGTCGCCTACGCGGAGGGGACCCCGGGACGGGACGGGGGCGACAGCAACTATAAGTGA
- a CDS encoding 4Fe-4S dicluster domain-containing protein: protein MAIDPQFEDNREVVDEHEGHKVWGPVDEPEQLGIHGTHVAVDFDICLADGACLEDCPVDVFEWTDTPGHPESEIKADPVNEAQCIDCMLCVDVCPVDAIDVDPGRTDRV from the coding sequence ATGGCAATCGACCCGCAGTTCGAGGACAACCGCGAAGTCGTCGACGAGCACGAGGGGCACAAGGTCTGGGGCCCGGTCGACGAACCGGAGCAACTCGGCATCCACGGGACCCACGTCGCCGTGGACTTCGACATCTGTCTCGCCGACGGCGCGTGTCTCGAGGACTGCCCGGTCGACGTGTTCGAGTGGACCGACACGCCGGGCCACCCGGAGAGCGAGATCAAGGCCGACCCGGTGAACGAGGCCCAGTGCATCGACTGTATGCTGTGCGTCGACGTCTGCCCGGTCGACGCCATCGACGTCGACCCCGGTCGGACCGACCGGGTCTGA
- a CDS encoding electron transfer flavoprotein subunit beta/FixA family protein yields the protein MHSVVLTKGVPDFREGQVSFDENGHLERGKTPTVMNPNDKHALRAALQTKVRHGGRVSLVSMGPPGYKEILQEGMRDVYADDCYLVSDREFAAADTWATSITLATALDHFEETPDIVFAGFKTADGETGHTGPQTCWCMDWPIVTHVVAMDVDTEAGTLRAKRLVEGDVKEIETVETSLPAFVVADPEFAPSYRTAGERLTLKDLRAETRARAENYEDTLTMWDHEELNLDPDYVGLDGSPTIVSSVDPIPKAPAEREATMIDADDEAGMSEVLETLAPHAAD from the coding sequence ATGCACAGCGTCGTACTCACGAAGGGAGTACCCGACTTCCGCGAAGGACAGGTGTCCTTCGACGAGAACGGGCATCTCGAACGTGGCAAGACACCGACGGTGATGAACCCGAACGACAAGCACGCCCTGCGTGCCGCCCTCCAGACCAAGGTGCGCCACGGGGGGCGGGTCAGCCTGGTGAGCATGGGCCCACCGGGGTACAAGGAGATCCTGCAGGAGGGGATGCGTGACGTGTACGCGGACGACTGCTATCTCGTCTCCGACCGCGAGTTCGCGGCGGCGGACACGTGGGCCACCTCCATCACGCTCGCGACGGCACTCGACCACTTCGAGGAGACGCCGGACATCGTCTTCGCGGGGTTCAAGACGGCCGACGGGGAGACGGGCCACACCGGCCCCCAGACCTGCTGGTGCATGGACTGGCCAATCGTGACCCACGTCGTCGCGATGGACGTGGACACCGAGGCGGGCACGCTCCGCGCGAAACGACTCGTCGAGGGCGACGTGAAGGAGATAGAGACGGTCGAGACGTCGCTCCCGGCGTTCGTCGTCGCGGACCCGGAGTTCGCTCCGTCCTACCGGACCGCCGGCGAGCGACTCACCCTGAAGGACCTCCGCGCGGAGACGAGAGCACGCGCCGAGAACTACGAGGACACGCTCACGATGTGGGACCACGAGGAACTGAACCTCGACCCGGACTACGTCGGTCTGGACGGGTCGCCCACCATCGTCTCGTCCGTCGACCCCATCCCGAAGGCCCCGGCCGAGCGCGAGGCGACGATGATCGACGCGGACGACGAGGCGGGGATGAGTGAAGTGCTGGAGACGCTCGCGCCACACGCGGCAGACTGA
- a CDS encoding electron transfer flavoprotein subunit alpha/FixB family protein, whose amino-acid sequence MTLDPTEHTIPELGPKIKDIDDVSELEEILQKEHRGENRQGAIALIQSRIDKFSEDEADDGDGEVELAGMSVADVGNAVRDIDEVADLEALLEQEEAGENRDSVKRLIESRIDSVQGSDEEEAEDAGEVEAQSPEEKYPELDHPTADKKHVRALDGGDYQDMWVYCETQQGELIDVSKEMLGKARELMDTYNDDYDTEEKVVAVVIGEDVEELAEETIAYGADVAVYADDPALSRFRLKPFTEVFCDMARGAGHEFGREDRPDEEWHDYDEPRYTVFPATNNGRDLSATVQAELDSGLASDCSDLYITESMISNPAKTGKPGEKVEFQRVFHMKRPDFSGFEYSTILCLDKPDREFHPQGASVIPGSFPLSDPDPEREGEVVHHELPLEESWLDVEVTEYDQLDGGVDLTGREVIVALGRGIGSDPTKGIELGLDLVDAFEDADLGLSRGVITASYEFDGHVAKYVTEERQIGESGQVVEPPIYIAVGISGAVQHKVGMDESDTIIAINTDTDADIVDFSDYFIEGDLFEVLPMLTEAIESGQMDIKAVADGGERIGDSRATSGPAGSDGGEPTDD is encoded by the coding sequence ATGACACTAGACCCAACCGAACACACGATACCGGAACTCGGACCGAAGATCAAGGACATCGACGACGTCTCCGAGCTCGAGGAGATACTCCAGAAGGAACACCGCGGCGAGAACCGCCAGGGTGCCATCGCGCTCATCCAGAGTCGCATCGACAAGTTCTCCGAGGACGAGGCGGACGACGGCGACGGCGAGGTCGAGCTCGCCGGGATGTCGGTGGCGGACGTCGGCAACGCCGTCCGGGACATCGACGAGGTGGCCGACCTCGAGGCCCTCCTCGAACAGGAGGAGGCCGGCGAGAACCGCGACAGCGTGAAACGGCTCATCGAGAGCCGCATCGACTCCGTCCAGGGGAGCGACGAGGAGGAAGCGGAGGACGCCGGCGAGGTCGAGGCCCAGAGTCCCGAGGAGAAGTACCCCGAACTGGACCACCCGACGGCCGACAAGAAGCACGTCCGAGCGCTCGACGGCGGTGACTACCAGGACATGTGGGTCTACTGCGAGACCCAGCAGGGCGAACTCATCGACGTGTCCAAGGAGATGCTCGGGAAGGCCCGCGAGCTGATGGACACGTACAACGACGACTACGACACCGAGGAGAAGGTGGTCGCCGTCGTCATCGGGGAGGACGTGGAGGAGCTCGCCGAGGAGACCATCGCGTACGGCGCGGACGTGGCCGTCTACGCCGACGACCCCGCGCTCTCGCGGTTCCGACTCAAGCCGTTCACCGAGGTGTTCTGCGACATGGCGCGCGGCGCGGGGCACGAGTTCGGCCGTGAGGACCGGCCCGACGAGGAGTGGCACGACTACGACGAACCGCGCTACACCGTGTTCCCGGCGACGAACAACGGCCGTGACCTCTCGGCGACGGTACAGGCCGAACTCGACTCGGGGCTGGCGAGCGACTGCTCGGACCTCTACATCACGGAGTCGATGATATCGAACCCGGCGAAGACCGGCAAGCCGGGCGAGAAGGTGGAGTTCCAGCGCGTCTTCCACATGAAGCGCCCGGACTTCTCCGGCTTCGAGTACTCGACCATCCTCTGTCTGGACAAGCCCGACCGGGAGTTCCACCCGCAGGGGGCGTCGGTCATCCCCGGGAGCTTCCCGCTGTCGGACCCGGACCCGGAGCGCGAGGGCGAGGTCGTCCACCACGAACTGCCGCTCGAGGAGTCGTGGCTCGACGTCGAGGTCACCGAGTACGACCAGCTCGACGGTGGCGTCGACCTGACCGGACGCGAGGTCATCGTCGCACTCGGCCGCGGTATCGGGAGCGACCCGACGAAGGGTATCGAACTCGGACTGGACCTCGTCGACGCGTTCGAGGACGCCGACCTCGGCCTCTCGCGAGGGGTCATCACGGCCTCCTACGAGTTCGACGGGCACGTCGCGAAGTACGTCACAGAGGAGCGCCAGATAGGCGAGTCCGGTCAGGTGGTCGAACCCCCCATCTACATCGCCGTCGGCATCTCCGGTGCCGTCCAGCACAAGGTCGGGATGGACGAGTCCGACACCATCATCGCCATCAACACGGACACGGACGCGGACATCGTCGACTTCTCGGACTACTTCATCGAGGGCGACCTGTTCGAGGTGCTCCCGATGCTGACCGAGGCGATAGAGAGCGGGCAGATGGACATCAAGGCCGTGGCCGACGGAGGTGAGCGAATCGGGGATTCGCGAGCCACGTCTGGACCCGCAGGGTCCGACGGAGGTGAGCCGACCGATGACTGA
- a CDS encoding FAD-dependent monooxygenase translates to MTDDYEHYEAIVVGAGPGGAAAAARLADAGVETLVLERGVDAGSKNVSGGVIYAEESAPYTIDGLFPGFRDEATERPITTNYIHNVAGDRVKTFDISDLHHHDTEWADAVLRRKMDSWLAEQVHERARETGGGLLTEVRVNGLLREGGEITGVTCDDVEPIRGDVIIAADGVNSELARDAGLMDWDEPEEWFQGVKAVVDMPRDAVEDRFDIGPNEGEAHLFSGDLYDGVRGGGFLYTNRDTLSIGNVFHLDSIVEEEAEVTDLLDGLLTHPLLGQWLDEEYTEVEYSAKLVPDSKKVAHPEPHSGRLLLVGDAAGQMQAQGPIIKGMNHAVSAGALAAEAYVEAKGRGDATKAGVQYQRKLESEGVMGKLRPPAYEATRGLTENESMTTIVDTVVESPVGRFALRSLEGTVERLFNSPTVMKLLPDTKTGYVTVPTVLAEELGERVTTENHVEPPSLADRIGELTYDVGEPHIEVLDRSWEASGAAVTACPVSSLDYGGGCYRAEEVKTNGSTERVVSLDTQPCVECGTCAVVADTKWTHPSGGKGVAYDEG, encoded by the coding sequence ATGACTGACGACTACGAGCACTACGAGGCCATCGTCGTCGGTGCGGGGCCCGGCGGGGCGGCCGCCGCGGCCCGACTCGCTGACGCCGGCGTCGAGACGCTCGTCCTCGAGCGTGGCGTCGACGCCGGCTCGAAGAACGTCTCCGGCGGCGTCATCTACGCCGAGGAGTCCGCACCGTACACCATCGACGGGCTGTTCCCGGGCTTCCGCGACGAGGCCACCGAGCGGCCCATCACGACGAACTACATACACAACGTGGCCGGCGACCGGGTCAAGACGTTCGACATCTCGGACCTGCACCACCACGACACCGAGTGGGCGGACGCCGTGTTGCGCCGGAAGATGGACTCGTGGCTCGCCGAGCAGGTCCACGAGCGCGCCCGCGAGACGGGCGGTGGGCTCCTGACGGAGGTGCGGGTCAACGGCCTCCTGCGCGAGGGCGGCGAGATAACCGGGGTCACCTGTGACGACGTCGAGCCCATCCGTGGCGACGTCATCATCGCCGCCGACGGCGTCAACTCGGAACTCGCACGGGACGCGGGGCTGATGGACTGGGACGAACCGGAGGAGTGGTTCCAAGGCGTGAAGGCCGTCGTCGACATGCCCCGCGACGCCGTGGAGGACCGCTTCGACATCGGCCCGAACGAGGGCGAGGCCCACCTGTTCTCTGGCGACCTCTACGACGGTGTCCGCGGCGGCGGGTTCCTCTACACGAACCGTGACACGCTCTCCATCGGGAACGTGTTCCACCTCGACAGCATCGTCGAGGAGGAGGCGGAGGTCACCGACCTGCTCGACGGCCTGCTGACCCACCCGCTGCTGGGCCAGTGGCTCGACGAGGAGTACACCGAGGTGGAGTACTCGGCGAAACTGGTGCCGGACTCGAAGAAGGTGGCACACCCCGAACCGCACTCGGGGCGACTCCTGCTGGTCGGTGACGCGGCCGGCCAGATGCAGGCACAGGGCCCCATCATCAAGGGGATGAACCACGCCGTGAGCGCGGGTGCGCTGGCGGCCGAGGCGTACGTCGAGGCGAAGGGGCGCGGCGACGCGACGAAGGCCGGCGTGCAGTACCAGCGCAAACTGGAGAGCGAGGGCGTGATGGGCAAACTCCGCCCGCCAGCCTACGAGGCCACGCGCGGGCTGACGGAGAACGAGTCGATGACGACCATCGTCGACACGGTGGTCGAGTCGCCCGTCGGCCGGTTCGCGCTGCGGTCGCTCGAGGGGACCGTCGAGCGCCTGTTCAACTCCCCGACGGTGATGAAACTCCTGCCGGACACGAAGACCGGCTACGTGACCGTCCCGACCGTCCTCGCGGAGGAACTGGGCGAGCGCGTGACGACCGAGAACCACGTCGAGCCCCCGTCGCTGGCCGACCGCATCGGCGAACTCACCTACGACGTGGGCGAGCCACACATCGAGGTGCTCGACCGGTCGTGGGAGGCCAGCGGGGCCGCGGTCACCGCCTGCCCGGTCAGTTCACTCGACTACGGTGGTGGCTGCTACCGCGCCGAGGAGGTGAAGACGAACGGCAGCACGGAGCGGGTCGTCAGCCTCGACACGCAACCCTGCGTCGAGTGCGGGACGTGTGCCGTCGTCGCCGATACGAAGTGGACACACCCCAGCGGCGGGAAGGGCGTCGCCTACGACGAGGGATGA
- a CDS encoding GNAT family N-acetyltransferase: MQFTDDLEFGHEGRNEVYEYVEQQGTVDYEAARKALGMGESEFGSYVTVLKRDGVLEQEADELRVKFDDAGPEYHEVDGMEFLIRQATQDDLPAVVETIHRALDDETYIVGTTLADEVDRDEVLLRHNELSSRVVFVATVNGEVAGWVHLEHPETPALAHTAELTLGVVKDHRGKGIGRKLLARGSHCARDLGTEKLYNSVPTTNEGAIAFLESEGWETEAIREDHYKIDGAYVDEVMMAYRP; the protein is encoded by the coding sequence ATGCAGTTCACCGACGACCTGGAGTTCGGTCACGAGGGGCGCAACGAGGTCTACGAGTACGTCGAGCAGCAGGGGACGGTGGACTACGAGGCGGCCCGCAAGGCGCTGGGGATGGGCGAGAGCGAGTTCGGGTCGTACGTGACGGTACTCAAGCGCGATGGCGTCCTCGAACAGGAGGCGGACGAACTCCGGGTGAAGTTCGACGACGCCGGCCCGGAGTACCACGAGGTCGACGGGATGGAGTTCCTCATCCGGCAGGCGACACAGGACGACCTGCCGGCAGTGGTGGAGACCATCCACCGGGCGCTCGACGACGAGACGTACATCGTGGGGACGACGCTGGCCGACGAGGTTGACCGCGACGAGGTGCTGCTCCGGCACAACGAGCTCTCCTCGCGCGTCGTGTTCGTCGCCACGGTGAACGGGGAGGTGGCCGGGTGGGTCCACCTCGAACACCCGGAGACCCCCGCGCTCGCCCACACCGCCGAACTCACGCTCGGGGTCGTCAAGGACCACCGGGGCAAGGGCATCGGTCGGAAACTGCTGGCCCGTGGCTCGCACTGTGCTCGCGACCTCGGGACGGAGAAGCTCTACAACTCCGTCCCCACCACCAACGAGGGAGCCATCGCGTTCCTCGAGTCCGAGGGGTGGGAGACCGAGGCGATCCGCGAGGACCACTACAAGATCGACGGGGCGTACGTGGACGAGGTGATGATGGCCTACCGTCCATAG
- a CDS encoding MaoC/PaaZ C-terminal domain-containing protein — protein MPDDRRYFEDLTVGETHDCGSIEVTREEMLDFAERYDPQPIHVDPAAASESMFGGLVASGWLTCALSARLLVQGYMNDTASLGGRGMDDVRWHAPVYPDTTLSVTVELVEKHAGENPAFGHTRVTVTTTGGEGETVLTMDGLGIVAKRDGR, from the coding sequence ATGCCCGACGACCGACGCTACTTCGAGGACCTGACCGTGGGCGAGACGCACGACTGTGGGAGTATCGAGGTCACGCGCGAGGAGATGCTCGACTTCGCCGAGCGCTACGACCCACAGCCCATCCACGTCGACCCGGCGGCCGCCAGCGAGTCGATGTTCGGTGGCCTCGTCGCGAGCGGGTGGCTCACCTGTGCGCTGAGCGCCCGGTTGCTCGTACAGGGCTACATGAACGACACCGCGTCGCTCGGTGGCCGAGGGATGGACGACGTGCGCTGGCACGCCCCCGTCTACCCCGACACGACGCTGTCCGTGACGGTCGAACTGGTCGAGAAACACGCGGGCGAGAACCCCGCCTTCGGCCACACGCGGGTGACCGTGACGACGACAGGCGGCGAGGGCGAGACGGTGCTCACGATGGACGGCCTCGGCATCGTCGCCAAGCGCGACGGCCGGTGA
- a CDS encoding DUF456 domain-containing protein, whose translation MTPLVGVGLPLAVRSVPGLPAELFGFETALLLAVALCVLGVVGSVVPLLPGAGLSLVGVGLYWWSTGYTDPGPFVLVLLVGVGLTALVVDFFGGALTARAGGASLKTTAVAAAVGLPLVFVAGPVGLLLGIAGTVFLLELRESEDLEASARVAAVATVGVLASAVMQALLTATVLVGLLLAVAV comes from the coding sequence ATGACGCCGCTCGTCGGGGTGGGACTCCCGCTCGCAGTCCGGTCGGTCCCCGGACTCCCCGCCGAACTGTTCGGCTTCGAGACGGCACTCCTGCTCGCCGTCGCGCTCTGCGTGCTCGGGGTGGTGGGGAGCGTCGTCCCGCTGTTGCCCGGCGCGGGACTCTCGCTCGTCGGTGTCGGGCTGTACTGGTGGTCGACGGGGTACACCGACCCCGGCCCGTTCGTGCTCGTCCTGCTCGTCGGCGTCGGGCTGACCGCGCTCGTCGTGGACTTCTTCGGCGGTGCGCTCACGGCCCGTGCCGGCGGCGCGTCGCTCAAGACGACGGCCGTCGCCGCCGCCGTCGGGCTCCCGCTCGTGTTCGTCGCCGGCCCCGTTGGCCTCCTGCTCGGTATCGCCGGGACGGTGTTCCTGCTGGAGTTGCGCGAGAGCGAGGACCTGGAGGCGAGCGCACGCGTCGCCGCCGTCGCCACGGTCGGCGTCCTCGCCTCGGCGGTGATGCAGGCCCTGCTGACGGCGACGGTCCTCGTCGGGCTCCTCCTCGCCGTCGCCGTCTGA
- the tmcA gene encoding tRNA(Met) cytidine acetyltransferase TmcA has translation MLADAVRALREEALATNERRLLVLAGSREATADAAERALDAADVPMGDRTVVADRRICAAEELSLDESTSLLGTTRTTVVLDCHDQTRPNAIGRAVGAVDGGGLLVLLTPPLDAWPTAPDGLADSLAAPPFTADAVTGHFRRRLVDTLRAHPGVAIYDADSGTLERDGLTHPALRVRWVDDGGDGTRGDRTFPEAAYDACLTDDQRAAVAALESLHDAGVVVLSADRGRGKSSAAGLAAGALVAEGRRVLVTAPGSRNAREVLARAEELLESLGSLDGADGRRVVSTTGGELRFLDPPEATHRVGEFDAVVVDEAAALPVDTLAAFLAGPPVAYATTVHGYEGTGRGFDVRFRDRLADAGREVTDVTMTEPIRYAAGDPVEVWAFRALLLDAGPPADQLVTDAAPDACEYRTLDAEALLADENRLREAFGLLVLAHYRTEPDDLARLLDAPNVAVRALLHDGHVVAVALLAREGGLSADRRRRMYEGERVRGNMLPDLLTSQLRDEDAGEPVGVRVLRIATHHAVRSRGLGSRLLDEVVAELRAGGPWPDPVDYLGVGYGATPDLLRFWERNGFRSVHLSTTRNDRSGEHSALMVRPLTDAGRELHDRSATFLARRLPSVLADALDGADPDVVRGVLAATDAPVPLDLTAREWRLVASAAYGPGMYDAAPRPFRGLATRALVDGVDALDASAERLLVRKVLQARDWEWVADDLSYVSKRATMRSLGDAYRPLVDRYGTDVAAEEAARYR, from the coding sequence GTGTTAGCCGACGCCGTCCGTGCCCTCCGCGAGGAAGCCCTCGCCACGAACGAGCGACGGCTCCTCGTCCTCGCCGGCAGTCGCGAGGCGACCGCCGACGCCGCGGAACGTGCCCTCGACGCCGCCGACGTGCCGATGGGCGACCGGACGGTCGTCGCCGACCGCCGGATCTGTGCCGCCGAGGAGCTCTCGCTCGACGAGTCCACGTCCCTCCTCGGCACCACGCGGACCACGGTGGTCCTCGACTGTCACGACCAGACCCGACCGAACGCCATCGGCCGCGCCGTGGGTGCCGTCGACGGCGGTGGACTCCTCGTGTTGCTCACCCCGCCGCTCGACGCGTGGCCCACCGCACCGGACGGCCTCGCGGACTCGCTCGCCGCGCCACCGTTCACGGCCGACGCGGTCACGGGGCACTTCCGACGCCGCCTCGTGGATACGCTCCGTGCCCACCCCGGGGTCGCCATCTACGACGCCGACTCGGGGACCCTCGAACGCGACGGGCTGACCCACCCAGCGCTGCGCGTCCGGTGGGTCGACGACGGCGGCGACGGGACTCGTGGGGACCGAACCTTCCCCGAGGCGGCCTACGACGCCTGCCTGACCGACGACCAGCGGGCCGCCGTCGCGGCGCTGGAGTCGCTCCACGACGCGGGGGTGGTCGTCCTCTCGGCGGACCGGGGACGGGGGAAATCGAGCGCCGCCGGCCTCGCCGCCGGTGCGCTGGTCGCCGAGGGCCGACGCGTCCTCGTCACCGCCCCCGGGTCGCGGAACGCGCGGGAGGTGCTCGCGCGGGCCGAGGAACTCCTCGAGTCGCTCGGGTCGCTCGACGGCGCTGACGGACGGCGCGTCGTCTCGACCACGGGGGGCGAACTGCGGTTCCTCGACCCGCCCGAGGCGACCCACCGCGTCGGCGAGTTCGACGCCGTCGTCGTCGACGAGGCCGCGGCGCTCCCTGTCGACACCCTCGCGGCGTTCCTCGCCGGGCCACCGGTCGCCTACGCCACCACCGTCCACGGCTACGAGGGGACCGGCCGCGGCTTCGACGTCCGGTTCCGCGACCGACTGGCCGACGCGGGACGCGAGGTGACCGACGTGACGATGACCGAACCCATCCGGTACGCCGCCGGCGACCCCGTGGAGGTGTGGGCGTTCCGGGCGCTCCTGCTCGACGCCGGGCCGCCGGCCGACCAGCTGGTCACCGACGCCGCCCCCGATGCCTGCGAGTACCGCACGCTCGACGCCGAGGCGCTGCTGGCGGACGAGAACCGCCTGCGCGAGGCGTTCGGCCTGCTGGTCCTCGCGCACTACCGCACCGAACCGGACGACCTCGCCCGACTCCTCGACGCGCCCAACGTCGCCGTCCGGGCCCTCCTGCACGACGGACACGTCGTCGCCGTGGCGCTGCTGGCGCGCGAGGGCGGGCTCTCGGCCGACCGTCGCCGACGGATGTACGAGGGCGAACGCGTCCGCGGGAACATGCTCCCGGACCTGCTGACCTCGCAACTCCGGGACGAGGACGCCGGCGAACCCGTCGGGGTCCGTGTCCTCCGCATCGCCACGCACCACGCCGTCCGCTCCCGGGGCCTCGGCTCGCGGCTGCTGGACGAGGTCGTCGCCGAGCTGCGGGCTGGCGGCCCGTGGCCCGACCCGGTCGACTACCTCGGCGTCGGCTACGGCGCGACCCCGGACCTCCTCCGGTTCTGGGAGCGGAACGGCTTCCGCTCGGTCCACCTCTCGACCACCCGGAACGACCGCTCGGGCGAGCACAGCGCACTGATGGTGCGGCCGCTCACCGACGCCGGGCGCGAACTCCACGACCGCTCGGCGACGTTCCTCGCCCGGCGGCTCCCGTCTGTGCTCGCCGACGCCCTCGACGGGGCCGACCCGGACGTCGTCCGCGGCGTGCTCGCCGCGACGGACGCCCCGGTCCCGCTGGACCTGACCGCACGCGAGTGGCGCCTCGTCGCCAGCGCCGCCTACGGACCGGGGATGTACGACGCCGCCCCCCGCCCGTTCCGCGGGCTCGCCACTCGCGCGCTGGTCGACGGCGTGGACGCGCTCGACGCCAGCGCGGAGCGGTTGCTCGTCAGGAAGGTGCTGCAGGCCCGGGACTGGGAGTGGGTCGCCGACGACCTCTCGTACGTGTCGAAGCGGGCGACGATGCGGTCGCTGGGTGACGCCTACCGACCGCTGGTGGACCGCTACGGGACCGACGTGGCCGCCGAGGAGGCGGCGCGCTACCGATGA